One Mugil cephalus isolate CIBA_MC_2020 chromosome 12, CIBA_Mcephalus_1.1, whole genome shotgun sequence DNA segment encodes these proteins:
- the LOC125017143 gene encoding protein FAM124A, whose translation MEKTFTEDDCVDSGAETGGSDYSPLSSTSSELSMGELQDPFLVSVHLIADPGEGKFLQRAADAVLAWVHPDLQLFRVSERAPASHRSRQKRHQNSGPAAACQPALAVILFLQEAYGGEEQILMLHRTLQRPPWRYHHTEKVSNGRRMLPLAPCSQDFFTLSAGTPLWAVRQVHYGKEIVRFTVYCRHENYVDMVRLYKLLLQRRVAQKKEDFCFFVVYSNPDMEIQLSFKRLPRGQSPVVLESAVMEVRVRDVGVLVPLLPHPCSPISEVRWQTEDYDGNKILLQVQSGHFKHRPDPCHMSSTICESASAPSTFARSGTSYRSRRYHQRTSSRPRAHQTSHGSVPAACEDPDEHEQWSDRQHPDSWRSQWRGHRSGSLFSLPNLGSASSRSTCSSPGPSPSPHHRSHSLNRSASLVPPFRLNVDALVGAEETDVDTGNKVNPGSSVDLSVVSAYIKSSLPQTSRPLSAPPQDLGPSLSPVVPENTRKSATLGRTPNDFSVKNTPSTFLGSRPQSIILNRSAAPSSSSDISINQSDSGSIISVPTGDVYKAAEEDEEEEEDQEFYI comes from the exons GTGAGTTATCCATGGGGGAGCTCCAGGATCCGTTCCTCGTCAGCGTCCACCTCATCGCTGACCCCGGCGAAGGCAAGTTCCTCCAGCGCGCCGCGGACGCCGTGCTGGCCTGGGTCCACCCGGACCTGCAGCTGTTCAGGGTCTCCGAGCGGGCCCCCGCGTCCCACCGGTCCCGGCAGAAGCGCCATCAGAACAGCGGTCCGGCCGCCGCCTGCCAGCCGGCTCTGGCGGTCATCCTCTTCCTGCAGGAGGCGTACGGCGGCGAGGAGCAGATACTGATGCTgcaccgcaccctgcagaggcCCCCGTGGCGCTACCACCACACTGAGAAGGTCAGCAACGGCAGGAGGATGCTGCCGCTGGCGCCTTGCAGCCAGGACTTCTTCACGCTGTCCGCCGGCACGCCGCTCTGGGCCGTGAGGCAGGTCCACTACGGGAAGGAAATAGTGCGATTCACGGTTTATTGCCGCCACGAAAACTATGTCGACATGGTGCGGCTTTACAAGCTGCTGCTTCAGAGGAGGGTCGCTCAAAAGAAGGAGGACTTCTGCTTCTTTGTGGTGTACTCCAACCCCGACATGGAGATCCAGCTGTCCTTTAAGAGGCTCCCGCGGGGTCAGAGCCCCGTGGTCCTGGAGTCAGCGGTGATGGAGGTGAGGGTCAGGGACGTCGGAGTCCTGGTGCCCCTGCTGCCTCACCCCTGCAGCCCGATCAGCGAGGTGCGCTGGCAGACGGAGGACTACGATGGAAATAAGATCCTGCTGCAG GTCCAAAGTGGACACTTCAAACACAGACCTGACCCCTGCCACATGTCGTCCACCATCTGCGAATCGGCCTCGGCCCCGTCCACCTTCGCCCGCAGCGGCACGTCTTACCGGAGCCGACGTTATCACCAGCGGACGTCGTCCCGCCCCAGAGCGCACCAGACGTCCCACGGCTCCGTCCCCGCGGCCTGCGAGGACCCGGACGAGCACGAGCAGTGGTCCGACCGCCAGCACCCGGACAGCTGGAGGTCCCAGTGGAGGGGCCACCGGTCGGGCTCCCTCTTCTCGCTGCCCAACCTGGGCTCAGCCAGCTCCCGCTCCACCTGCTCCTCGCCCGGGCCTTCTCCGAGCCCCCACCACAGGAGCCACTCCCTGAACCGGAGCGCCTCCCTGGTGCCGCCCTTCCGGCTCAACGTGGACGCCCTGGTCGGGGCGGAGGAGACCGACGTGGACACGGGGAACAAAGTGAATCCGGGCAGCAGCGTGGACCTCTCGGTGGTGTCCGCGTACATCAAATCGAGCCTCCCACAGACTTCACGGCCTTTATCAGCCCCGCCGCAGGACCTCGGACCATCCCTGTCGCCGGTCGTCCCGGAGAACACCCGTAAATCGGCCACTCTAGGTCGGACTCCAAACGACTTCTCGGTTAAAAACACTCCCTCCACCTTTTTGGGGTCGCGACCCCAGAGCATCATCCTGAACAGAAGCGCTGCTCCGTCCTCCTCGAGCGACATTTCAATAAACCAGTCAGACAGTGGCAGCATAATAAGTGTACCAACTGGAGATGTGtacaaagcagcagaagaagatgaagaagaagaagaagaccaagaGTTCTACATTTGA